The Papaver somniferum cultivar HN1 chromosome 3, ASM357369v1, whole genome shotgun sequence genome includes a region encoding these proteins:
- the LOC113361611 gene encoding uncharacterized protein LOC113361611 isoform X1, producing MLDLTHLLFCSFPIADKPFLASWQSWKSYIITEEPSCFEHNSYIVTTCDSNLKRKIHKVLKNNSNGAETGSLLHLMKEETPNAQLRVLEYLWIHTFDRVGTIWPEGAESLASIP from the exons ATGCTTGATTTGACTCATTTGTTGTTTTGTTCCTTTCCTATTGCTGACAAGCCATTCCTTGCGTCATGGCAGAGCTGGAAAAGTTATATCATAACAGAAGAACCGAGTTGCTTTGAG CACAATAGTTACATCGTTACGACATGTGATAGTAATTTGAAGCGAAAAATTCACAAG GTTCTGAAGAATAACTCTAATGGTGCCGAAACTGGTTCGTTACTGCATTTGATGaaggaagaaactccgaatgcacAACTTAGAGTTCTTGAGTATCTCTGGATCCACACCTTTGATAGAG TTGGCACAATATGGCCAGAAGGAGCTGAAAGCTTGGCGTCCATTCCATGA
- the LOC113361611 gene encoding uncharacterized protein LOC113361611 isoform X2 — protein MLFFRSVFLNSWKSYIITEEPSCFEHNSYIVTTCDSNLKRKIHKVLKNNSNGAETGSLLHLMKEETPNAQLRVLEYLWIHTFDRVGTIWPEGAESLASIP, from the exons ATGTTATTCTTTCGTTCCGTGTTTCTGAAT AGCTGGAAAAGTTATATCATAACAGAAGAACCGAGTTGCTTTGAG CACAATAGTTACATCGTTACGACATGTGATAGTAATTTGAAGCGAAAAATTCACAAG GTTCTGAAGAATAACTCTAATGGTGCCGAAACTGGTTCGTTACTGCATTTGATGaaggaagaaactccgaatgcacAACTTAGAGTTCTTGAGTATCTCTGGATCCACACCTTTGATAGAG TTGGCACAATATGGCCAGAAGGAGCTGAAAGCTTGGCGTCCATTCCATGA